From a single Apostichopus japonicus isolate 1M-3 chromosome 12, ASM3797524v1, whole genome shotgun sequence genomic region:
- the LOC139977416 gene encoding neural cell adhesion molecule 1-B-like isoform X1, which yields MSLKWRRVYLLRFVFIIAVGSTFTLVDSSKNKTAGENERLQLAYIGSSAKIICSFETFHEHDVVQWSHGEKMIIAHQPVKNEEDNIYTTENIENTASLIIKNITYHNAGGYKCKKVTSVGGRWVVQNWLLIVQDGPFLESITTVMETESISATCCVEFSHAVNDVKYLWSIDNPIFITNRSSDTVAPRVHICSNVSITAKRSYHNKMLECTIANELNVSSHRRVTVMYPATAVWESPEESTTPLIVENNTYINITCVYDGFPPPNITLQKHNADLEIGWINTNSFPEPVGRNDTHITVTFLYYFSSENSSERLRCFASNNLSDTQGGHGVLVEAFIPAMVVILSGPRFSHVGDNITITCASYGRPMPDVSLQKNVVGEWETVNEVSPTKNATTNPLQLIWEFRLVVNSADTGEYRCHANNTIDTFDDSSALPVEISISFYLFIQQNIQTAVCLLIGVLVIIIVITGTICQRRNSAQHFRPTIRRYRGIIRNSLHFGNDSNPIPNVPDICQNVGPLPPDTSNIPVSGRGNRDELLETYEELPDKGDNEEHLVNPLLSSERVNYAVVQKKSTRIDQQTEMKNENNDVTFNQCEESASYSVLRPKC from the exons ATGTCTTTAAAGTGGAGAAGAGTATATTTACTGCGCTTTGTTTTCATAATAGCAGTTGGTTCTACGTTTACGTTAGTTG ATTCTTCGAAAAACAAGACGGCAGGAGAAAACGAGAGATTGCAACTGGCTTATATTGGTTCCTCGGCAAAGATTATTTGCTCTTTCGAAACATTTCATGAGCATGATGTAGTACAATGGTCACACGGAGAGAAAATGATAATAGCTCACCAACCAGTTAAAAATGAGGAAGACAATATCTATACAAcggaaaatattgaaaataccGCTTCacttataattaaaaatattacgTATCATAACGCAGGAGGTTACAAGTGTAAAAAAGTTACAAGCGTAGGAGGAAGATGGGTGGTCCAAAACTGGCTGTTAATAGTACAAG atGGACCATTCTTGGAATCAATTACAACGGTAATGGAAACTGAATCCATTTCGGCGACTTGTTGTGTAGAATTTTCACACGCCGTTAATGACGTAAAATATCTTTGGTCGATTGATAATCCAATATTCATAACAAACAGAAGCAGCGACACAGTTGCACCCAGAGTCCATATTTGCAGCAATGTGTCAATTACAGCAAAACGAAGCTATCACAACAAAATGTTGGAATGCACTATAGCAAACGAACTCAATGTCTCCAGCCACAGGCGTGTAACAGTTATGT ACCCCGCCACAGCAGTATGGGAATCTCCAGAAGAGTCAACGACTCCATTAATCGTTGAAAATAACACTTACATCAATATAACATGCGTATATGATGGATTTCCGCCTCCTAATATTACATTGCAAAAGCACAATGCTGATTTAGAAATAGGATGGATCAACACGAACTCATTTCCTGAACCTGTTGGACGAAATGATACACATATCACAGTAACGTTTCTGTACTACTTCTCAAGTGAGAATTCAAGTGAGAGGttaagatgttttgcttcaaaCAACTTGTCAGACACTCAAGGCGGCCATGGGGTTCTCGTGGAAGCATTCA TCCCAGCAATGGTAGTGATATTGTCCGGGCCAAGGTTCAGCCATGTGGGTGATAACATAACGATAACGTGTGCTAGCTATGGACGTCCAATGCCAGACGTTTCCCTACAAAAGAATGTTGTTGGCGAATGGGAAACAGTGAATGAAGTGTCACCTACTAAGAATGCTACCACCAATCCACTCCAGCTCATATGGGAATTTCGTCTGGTAGTGAACAGTGCTGATACGGGAGAGTACAGATGTCACGCCAATAATACAATAGACACTTTTGATGATAGTAGTGCTTTACCTGTAGAAATTTCAA TCAGCTTTTACTTGTTTATCCAGCAAAATATCCAAACAGCTGTTTGCCTACTCATCGGTGTTCTAGTCATCATTATTGTAATAACAGGGACTATTTGTCAaa GGCGCAATTCTGCACAACACTTCCGTCCTACAATCAGAAG aTACCGTGGAATAATTCGGAATTCCCTCCACTTTGGCAACGATTCCAATCCGATCCCTAATGTTCCCGACATTTGCCAAAATGTAGGACCGTTACCTCCAGATACAAGTA ATATACCTGTTTCTGGCCGTGGCAACCGGGATGAATTACTTGAAACATATGAAGA ACTCCCGGACAAAGGCGACAATGAAGAACATCTGGTCAATCCTCTCTTGTCCAGCGAAAGGGTAAACTATGCCGTTGTGCAAAAGAAAAG CACAAGAATTGATCAGCAAACAGAGATGaagaatgaaaataatgatGTTACATTCAACCAGTGTGAAGAATCAGCGAGTTACTCCGTTTTGCGACCCAAATGTTAA
- the LOC139977416 gene encoding neural cell adhesion molecule 1-B-like isoform X2, protein MSLKWRRVYLLRFVFIIAVGSTFTLVDSSKNKTAGENERLQLAYIGSSAKIICSFETFHEHDVVQWSHGEKMIIAHQPVKNEEDNIYTTENIENTASLIIKNITYHNAGGYKCKKVTSVGGRWVVQNWLLIVQDGPFLESITTVMETESISATCCVEFSHAVNDVKYLWSIDNPIFITNRSSDTVAPRVHICSNVSITAKRSYHNKMLECTIANELNVSSHRRVTVMYPATAVWESPEESTTPLIVENNTYINITCVYDGFPPPNITLQKHNADLEIGWINTNSFPEPVGRNDTHITVTFLYYFSSENSSERLRCFASNNLSDTQGGHGVLVEAFIPAMVVILSGPRFSHVGDNITITCASYGRPMPDVSLQKNVVGEWETVNEVSPTKNATTNPLQLIWEFRLVVNSADTGEYRCHANNTIDTFDDSSALPVEISISFYLFIQQNIQTAVCLLIGVLVIIIVITGTICQRRNSAQHFRPTIRRYRGIIRNSLHFGNDSNPIPNVPDICQNVGPLPPDTSNIPVSGRGNRDELLETYEELPDKGDNEEHLVNPLLSSERVNYAVVQKKRIDQQTEMKNENNDVTFNQCEESASYSVLRPKC, encoded by the exons ATGTCTTTAAAGTGGAGAAGAGTATATTTACTGCGCTTTGTTTTCATAATAGCAGTTGGTTCTACGTTTACGTTAGTTG ATTCTTCGAAAAACAAGACGGCAGGAGAAAACGAGAGATTGCAACTGGCTTATATTGGTTCCTCGGCAAAGATTATTTGCTCTTTCGAAACATTTCATGAGCATGATGTAGTACAATGGTCACACGGAGAGAAAATGATAATAGCTCACCAACCAGTTAAAAATGAGGAAGACAATATCTATACAAcggaaaatattgaaaataccGCTTCacttataattaaaaatattacgTATCATAACGCAGGAGGTTACAAGTGTAAAAAAGTTACAAGCGTAGGAGGAAGATGGGTGGTCCAAAACTGGCTGTTAATAGTACAAG atGGACCATTCTTGGAATCAATTACAACGGTAATGGAAACTGAATCCATTTCGGCGACTTGTTGTGTAGAATTTTCACACGCCGTTAATGACGTAAAATATCTTTGGTCGATTGATAATCCAATATTCATAACAAACAGAAGCAGCGACACAGTTGCACCCAGAGTCCATATTTGCAGCAATGTGTCAATTACAGCAAAACGAAGCTATCACAACAAAATGTTGGAATGCACTATAGCAAACGAACTCAATGTCTCCAGCCACAGGCGTGTAACAGTTATGT ACCCCGCCACAGCAGTATGGGAATCTCCAGAAGAGTCAACGACTCCATTAATCGTTGAAAATAACACTTACATCAATATAACATGCGTATATGATGGATTTCCGCCTCCTAATATTACATTGCAAAAGCACAATGCTGATTTAGAAATAGGATGGATCAACACGAACTCATTTCCTGAACCTGTTGGACGAAATGATACACATATCACAGTAACGTTTCTGTACTACTTCTCAAGTGAGAATTCAAGTGAGAGGttaagatgttttgcttcaaaCAACTTGTCAGACACTCAAGGCGGCCATGGGGTTCTCGTGGAAGCATTCA TCCCAGCAATGGTAGTGATATTGTCCGGGCCAAGGTTCAGCCATGTGGGTGATAACATAACGATAACGTGTGCTAGCTATGGACGTCCAATGCCAGACGTTTCCCTACAAAAGAATGTTGTTGGCGAATGGGAAACAGTGAATGAAGTGTCACCTACTAAGAATGCTACCACCAATCCACTCCAGCTCATATGGGAATTTCGTCTGGTAGTGAACAGTGCTGATACGGGAGAGTACAGATGTCACGCCAATAATACAATAGACACTTTTGATGATAGTAGTGCTTTACCTGTAGAAATTTCAA TCAGCTTTTACTTGTTTATCCAGCAAAATATCCAAACAGCTGTTTGCCTACTCATCGGTGTTCTAGTCATCATTATTGTAATAACAGGGACTATTTGTCAaa GGCGCAATTCTGCACAACACTTCCGTCCTACAATCAGAAG aTACCGTGGAATAATTCGGAATTCCCTCCACTTTGGCAACGATTCCAATCCGATCCCTAATGTTCCCGACATTTGCCAAAATGTAGGACCGTTACCTCCAGATACAAGTA ATATACCTGTTTCTGGCCGTGGCAACCGGGATGAATTACTTGAAACATATGAAGA ACTCCCGGACAAAGGCGACAATGAAGAACATCTGGTCAATCCTCTCTTGTCCAGCGAAAGGGTAAACTATGCCGTTGTGCAAAAGAAAAG AATTGATCAGCAAACAGAGATGaagaatgaaaataatgatGTTACATTCAACCAGTGTGAAGAATCAGCGAGTTACTCCGTTTTGCGACCCAAATGTTAA